The genomic segment GAGAGGCCTGAGAATGACAGGGCTGTGGCTGGTCCCTGGCAGGTTCCTTGAGCCTGGGTGTGGCCCGGGCCCCACTGGTGGTTAAAGAGGAGCTTGAAGAACAAGACCTACTCTCACTCCTCCATGCATTGCAGTGCTCACCACAGCCTGCTGCTAAGGTGGCAGGTCCAGCCTATCCTGTGGAAGTGACCATTCTTCAGGAACCTGCTGGCCTGCTCCTGATACCCTTCTAGCTCCTCCCAGCCCGATGCCCTCAAAAGATCTAAGGGCTGAGACTTCCTTTCCTGGAGGCAGAAACCAATCCACACCCTCTCTTTGGTGGGGCCCCAGAGCCTCTTCAGCAGGTCGCACCCTGCCTGGACATGACCCCTTCTCTGCCTTGACTCGGCACAAGGAGGGAGAAGTGAGGGGAACCGGGGCATCAGAGTCAGAAAGGACCTTAGGTCCTTGGGGATGCTCATCCCAGTGGGGTACGTGACATGCCTGGGGCCACAGAACAGTATGCCCTCCTGATCCAGGGGGTGTGTGCTGAAGTCTGCTGcctttgtcttttgtgactgcGTGGGGCAGAAAACCTACAGATGAGGTgtccccgctgtggcacagtgagctaAGAATCcctcctgcagcagctcaggttgataccgaggtgtgggtttgatccctgcagggcgcagtgagttaaaggatatggcattgccacagttgaggctcagattcaatccctggcctgggaatgtccacatgctgcaggtgtggccatgaaaaaagaaagaggagagaaaagaagaaaggaagaagagagggaggaaggaaagaagaaaatcctgcagATGAACCTGCAGATTTTTCTAGAGACTATCCAAGTCTGAGCACAAAGGGGCAAAACTGAGTACCTGCCGCAAATTGGTGAGATGGGAATGAGTGGCGAGGAAAGGGAaattaatccattcattcaaacAATATCCTTTCAACGAAATTTAATTGAATGcctgctgtgggccaggccctgtgctaggctCTAGCAATGGAGCAATGAACCAGACTAGAACCCACCCTGCCCTCCAAGGAAGCACAGCACAGATTTACaccaggggtgggaggggtggaggggatggGAAGCGATGCGATTCGTACAGCAAGAGGGAAAGCTATGCATGATGCCCAGTTTACacatgggaaactgaggcccagaggggctgaggaacttgcctggggtcacacagccaggaagaggcagagctggtGTTTGAGGCTAGGTCTGTGTTCCCCCCAGGCAGTGCCTGCCCTAACTCCAGCTTCCTGCTCCCTTGGGGGCTTCCAGTCTAGTTGGGGAGGCAGAACAGGTGAATCAGGCAAAGAGGCCTCACCTGGAGGCCCGGGACTTGTTAGTGGGAGAGTGGCTTACACACAGGGAGGACAGAGGCTGTTTGAGGCGAGGGACAGGGGAGGTAACCGTGCTGGAGACGGGCAGGTCTGGGAGTCCAGAGATGAGACGGCATAGGTAGGCGAGAGACGTGGTGAGGGCACTCCTTTGCAGGGGGAACCCGGAGGGAATGACTCACACCTCAGGCAGGCAAGTTACAGCTGTGCCCACAGGTGTGCTCCCCTGGAAACAGGCCAGCCTGGCGGAGGGTAAAGTCGAGGAGACCAGTGGGAGATGCGAGAGCGGCTCTGGTGggtccccaggtccccagggtGAGGGTTGCCAGGTTTGGCTCTGGGGAAAACCATTTGCCAGATGGTTCTGAGCTGGGACCTGGGGCCTCTCCTTGGCAAGTTCTCCCCTGATCCCTAGAGTAGGGGTTCCAGGTGGTTGGCAGAGGGCTAGGCGCTCGGGATGAGGCCCGGTGGTCGTTGTTGGGAGTGGCTGGCCCCGGGCAGGGCGGCAGAAAGGGTGAGTGGAAGGCAGCCAGGAACGGAAAAGGCCTCAGCCCACAAGAGTGAGGGAGGCCCCGGAGGGCGCCGTGTCACCTCTATCCCGAGTCTCCATCTCCTCCTGGGCCTGGCTGGTCGACCTGAGTGGAGCAAGCTCTGCGCAGCCAGAAGAACCGCAGCAGTCCGCGGCTGCGGCCCAGCGAGCGCGCCGGCCGGGCATGAAGGCGGAGGGGCGGCCCCTAGTTTGGGATTTGTGGGTGTCGGGGCTGCATCCGCGCCAGCGTCGGAGCCTGGAGTGGGCGGGGGAGTCGGGCAGACCGCAGACAGACCCTGCCGGcccgtccccgcccccgcccggccccaGGCTGGGGTTAGAGGAGCTTAGGGCCCCTTAGGAGAAGGGGTGGGCGCGGGCGACCTGGGCGAGCTTCGGGGGCGGCAGCCTCAGCTGTCTGCGAAGTGTGGCCCGGCGCCCGTCTCCAGAACTCCTCCCTGCCCTCGGGAAGATGGGGACACCCTGTAGCCTCTAGGGGGCTCTCGGGAGAGTATCCCCGGGCCTCGAGCCGGCGCCGGCCAGGTGGCAGTGGAGGGGCTGGGCTGCGCGGAGGAGGCGGCCTCCCCGGCCAGGGGCGGCGGCAAGGGCGGCCCCGGGATCACATGGGCGGAGGCAGGTCCCGGAGCCCCGAGCGGGCTCTCCCCAGAGTCGGACAGACTGCGGCGGCGGCGTCTCCTCGCCTCGCTCCTAGCCTTCCTTTCGCTCCCGGGCCTGGCCGCCCAGCCCGACAGGTGAGCGGGAGCCCGGGGAGCGCGCCCACCTGCGCGCCGTCCGCACCGCCGGAGACCTGCCCGGTCCGGCGCCCTCGCTGCCCTGCGCTCCCGCGGCTCGCTCGGCGCCGGGACTTCGCGAACGGTCGCTCCCCGCAGCCTCGTCTGCGGTGGGCGCCTCCCGCGAGCTGGGCTTTCTCGTCCCGGgcgctcctcctccagcccctcagcCCACGGGTGCTTTAGCTTCGGAGCTTAGAAGGCGCCAGAACTGGGCGAGCCGGGCCGACGAGCCGGGCACCTCCCGGCGACCCCGGCGCGGAGTTCACTGACCGGCTCAAAGGTCTGGGAATCCAAGGCATCTGCGAGCTGCCAGCGCCGACCTGGGGCCCGAGGGAGGGACAGAGACTGGGCCTGGTCAAAAGGTGAAGCCTGCCCTGCgcccccttccccaggccccGAGACGCGGGCCGTGGTCCCCGAGTGCTTGAGAAATTTGGGCAGCACTTGTAGTCTGCGGGCCTCCCCAGGGGCAGCCCCAGGGTGGGTGCTGGGCAGGGTGGTGGCCCAGCTTGGCACTGCAGCTTCCTGCCTGGGTTGGCTCCTGACTCTAGAGCTCGAGGCTCAGGAAATCCTACGAGGGCCTGATCTGCAGAGACACTCCCTTACCCAGCCGAGGGGCAGTGGATGAGAGGCCCCGTGGCCCCGGCTCCCAGGCAGCATCAATCAGCTCGCCCTGCTGGCCAGTGCCCAGCGGGGTGGGTGTGCCCAGCTCGGCAGATGAGCCGGTCCTTCTTGCTGGAGCCGCTGGGAGGGCAGCAGACCCCTGGGGGCAGTGGGAAGCCCAGTATTGCCTAACTGGACCACATTGCTCGGGACCGCAGGCAGCGGGGGAGGCCCCTCTCCTCTGAAGACCCTGGCCCCACCTCGGCCagctgccccgccccccaccagccAACTACTTGAAAGTCTGAGGTGGTGCCACCCCTTTCTGTGCTGTCACTTCTGTTCCTAGAGCAGGGAGGAAGTACCTTCTGCTGTCGGTTTGGGGGACAGGAAGCAAGTGCGAAGGGGACTTAGCCTTgatggtggaggagggggagagggaggaaatgcTGATTTTTACCACCTGCCAGCCCTGCCTGCAAGCCCCCGTCTAGCACCCCGACAGCCTGCCTCCAGGGAGCCGCTCTGCTGGAGATGGCAGAGGGGGAACTCAGAGTCTGACTTCCCAGGGTGGGGGGAAGTGAAACTGGGGCATGCGGGGCGGGAGTTAGTCACTTCCTCtacccacctccacccacccccagcccctgactgGCTGCTCTAGGGACCTGTCACCCCCTTCTCCTGCCACCTCACAGCATCCCTTTGGGTGGCAGgctccatctctccatcctttcTCCTTCAGGTATGGCGCTGACAGTGGATGTGGTGGGGCCGGCGCCCTGGGGCTTCCGCATCTCCGGAGGCAGGGATTTCCACATGCCTATCACAGTGACCAAGGTAAGTGCTAGTTCCAGGAGATCGGGAGGTACTCCCCCTCCCCCGAAGTCAGGGTggacacacccccccccccccccccccccccccccccgccatccACCCGCTCCTGCTCCTCACAGAGACTTCTTTTTTGCTGTGAAGCCAGAGGCCTGCTCCTGGGATTGTTGGCCCTGGGAGGGCTGGGGCCCCATTGCCGTGGGGATGTGGTGGTCACCTCAGGAACAGGCTTCTAGggtaggaagggaaggggagctgGGCCAAGGGCAGGGCCTGCTCCTGTCTCCTTGGTCACCAACCCTGAACCTGCTGGCAGCCATTTTGGGTGGTTGCTCCAACAGGAGCCCCGCACTCTTGGCAGCTTTCCCCTgacccaggcccaggccaggcaGTGTTCACGCAGAGGGCCTGCGCGCGGGCAGCACCTGCATGATTTGATTTGCACGGGCAGGGCTCTCTATCCGAAAGTATTTCCAAGCACAGCTCCTGAAATTCTGCCATTACACGTTTGTTCTTAGGGAGGCCCCTTAGGATGccagtgctggggtggggggctgccacTCCAGCTTTCGGAGGGGATTAGCTGGTTAGCTGGGTGGACACTAGTTGGCAGGGAGAGAGATATTAAAGGCGGATGCAGGCCAGCTTGGCTCAAACCAGCTCCTGCCTTTCCTGGGCAGGACCGGGAAATCCCTTCTCCTCCATCCCTACCTGAGGGTCACCTCAGACTCCCTGATCCTCATCCCCTACAGGTCACCGAGCGGAGCAAGGCTGAGGCTGCTGACCTCCGGCCTGGTGACATTATTGTGGCCATCAACGGGGAGAGTGCGAAGGGCATGCTTCATGCCGAGGCCCAGAGCAAGATTCGCCAGAGTCCCTCACCCCTGAGGCTGCAGCTGGACCGGTAGGCCCTCCACCTCTGCTGGGCCTGCCAGCATTCTTCCACCAGCTCCCTGCACAGTGgctgccctcagccctgccctccacTCCACCTGGCCTTCCCAAGCCCTTGGGGCTCATGTGCGAGAAGGTCCCCGTCCCTGGGGCTGCCGCAGGGGGGCTGAGGGACGTCCCTGTATCCAGCTGGATGTGTGGTCATAGGCAGGGCAGGCTGGCATCAGCCACCCGGACGCCCAGGTTTAGCTAGTTCCCAGGAGTGTGGGGTACAGGGCATGGGCATGAAATGGATCGAAGAGCGGAAAGGTGCCCCTAAGGCTGGGTGTGCAGGGCCTCCGCCTccgagaggggaggggagggcctttGTTTGGACCCTGAAGGGTGAGGAGTTTGAGGGCTCACTCCTTGTGGAGCCCCTCTGTCGCTCCCCATTGCCTCTCTGGGCCCCGCTGGTGAATGCCGACTCTCAGGCTTCAGCCTGGAGGCCTGGCTGGGGGAGTACaggtattcccccccccccccccccccgggtggAGCCTCCCGGTGAATCACAGGGCAGGAATGCTGGGAGATCCCCAGCCAGGAGAACCCTCTGGGCGGGCCTTGAACCTGAGTCAGGTACCTCCTGCGCCTCTGCCACCGCCCCCACCACCAATCTCTCTGCACCCTCGGGCTCCAggccctctccccccaccaccgccCTGCAGGGCTGCAGAAGCTGGCTCCCTGACACTCTCACGGCCCTGCCCCCTGCAGTGACTACTTCGTGCCTCTCTGGCGCATGAGTGTTTGCAGGAGTGGGACccagaggaggagggtggagaggaGCTCTTGGCATCTGGGAAGGGGACCAACATCCACCAGAAGCCcaatggggcgggggaggggcagggagctgcTGACACCATCACTTCCTCTCTGGTGCCTCTTAGACGGACGCCCCCACCAGGGAGGGGGGCCTGGCTGAATACCCCCAGGCCTCCAGCTCCACGTTGGGTAGGTTAAGgctctccatttcttctttcttttgcccAAACCCCTCCTAACCTCGGgcagtccccctcccccaggagacCTCTCAGGCACTGGAGGCCCTGTGGCAGGAAGCAGTGCTCTGGGCGGAGCCAAAGCCCGAGCTCCCTTCACTGTCCCCAGGGAGGCTGTGGCTGGTGTGCTGGTGGTGACTGAGGTTCCTGCTGACCTCTCTCCAAGTGGCCAGACATCCAGGAATGGGGTATTGGGTATAGGACAAGGCGGGCTCCTTCCTCACCCTCAGCCAGCCCCCAGCTCTCCAGGGGCCTCCTTTTTGAGGTTCTAGCTCATTCCACGGGGAGGgctgggatgggggcgggggtccCTGGGGAACTGGAGATGGGGGAGCCTCGGTGATTGGAAGGGAAACTGGGCCGCCTTGTTCTCTAGGTCCTTCAGCTGCCTGACACCCCCCTGTTTGATGGGGGAGAAACCTTctgaaggggcagggagggagctaCCCCAGGGTGGAGCTGGTGGAGGGGACAGGCctctggggagagggggcagctGGCATGGCTCTTGTTGGCCTTTAGGAATTTGGGCAACTCACACTCCCTCTCCGGGCTTCGGTTTCTCCAGGGGTGAAAGATAGAGTATTGTTTACATGCAGGCAGCAGTCCCCTGCCAAATCCATCTGCAAACGGAGGCTGAGCAGCGACAAGCTCTGCCTGAAATGCCCACCTCCCCTCcacatgagggagaaagaaagaaagggagaaagaaaagaaaagaaaagaaggaaggatggaaggaaggaaagaaaaagaaagggcgAGGCCAAGCCAGGGAGGATGGGTGATGATATGAggagttttttaattaaactgaATTTATCAAACTGTTTGCTGAAATTATGTCCTTTCTACTTTTTAGTGCTGAGTTGtcctttcttttaagaaatgctgGTGGTCATTGAGGATGGTTATTTGTTGTAAATTTGGCAAAGTTAAAAGTTGGCTCCCTGTGTCCAAATGGCTTGGACATTTTTCCAATCTTCAGGACCCACTGTGGGAACAGTTGGAATCTACAGCCCTGACCCGcttggctgggggcgggggggtccaGGACCCCGGtgaccctggcctccctctgtcctCGACGCAGGTCTCGGGCTGCCTCTCCTGGGCAGACCAATGGGGAAAGCTCCATGGAGGTGTTGGCTACTCGCTTTCAGGTAGGATGGTGCCTCCTGCTGGGAGCCCTGCGCCCTGCAGTCTGGtcagggctggtgggggaggccccctcccctgctcttccTGGCCCCGCCCTGCcagtcccctctccccacagggcTCCCGGAGGGGGCACACTGACAGCCAGTCCTCCCTGCGGTCTTCCTGCTCCAGCCAGGCTTCCCTCAGCCCCCGGCCGAGCAGCCCCTTCTCCACCCTGCCCCCAACCAGCCCGCACACCCCCGCTGGAGAGGTGGTGACCAGCCACAGGTGAGCTTGCGCTGGCCACCAGGTCCAGGCCAGCCTCTCAAAGTCTCCGTAGCTGGGTTGAGGGGGCCCTGGGTCAGCTTGGGGGCACCCAACACACACTGTCCATCTCCCCGTTTCAGtctccagagcctggcacactcGCCGGGACCCGCCACGGCTGACCACTTGTCCTACGGGGGCCGCCCCGGAAGCCgacaggtgaggagactgagggaAGCAGAGCGCCCCCCTGGTCCCGGCGGGCTGCTCCTGGTGTCCTGCTGGCGCCCCCTGTCCTGGAGAGGCCACATGTGGCTGGTCCCACCTGGGCAGCGAGGGCCTCCGTCTCCTAGCAACAGGCACGCTCCTCTCCTGAGCTGGGAGGCCAGTGCTCTGGCAGTGGGTCACACTGGCTGCTCCGGGCCGGCCAGTCCCAGGTGGCCTTCTACCTCTTACACCCCCACTCGCCGCCGCCTCCCCCCTTCCTGTTGGCTTCCTCCCCTCTCTCGTGTTGCTCTTGGGCCAAGACCGAAATagttttgctgctgttgttgggAAGATTCCCTTTGGCTCTGGCTGCATCTCTTGAACACATTCCTCCCCATTCCAAGCCCCATGCccgccccccactcccagccctcaccccccttcctcctcctctgactCAGCCCCCCCAAGAACCACCAGAGAACCACCAGCCGGACTGTGGTTCCGACTCACGTTGCCCTTGGCTTCCTCCGTCtgtcccacctccctgccctggctcccccAGACCCCCCTCCAGGTCCCACTGTCCACTAGCGACAGccagccacccccaccctcccatgGAATTTCTCCTCCCTCTGgctggggaggtgaggagggaggtGACTAAGAGTCctgggctacagctgctgggggCAGAGTTAGGGGGGGCATGTCCAGGCTTTAGGGTGAAGGGGATGAGGCCCAGCTGCTGAAATCCTACCTTTGGGTTGATTCCGCATTTTAGAAAGCAGAGCCTCTGGAAAAGGCTAGGGAGGGAATTAGGAACTGGGGGCTCTAGAGGAGGAAGGAGCCAGGTCCTCCAGGGGCTGCGTGGTAGGGCTCTCTGGTGATGGCCGTGgaccctccctgcagccccccagGCAATGTGGGCATACAGATGTATGCCTGTGATGAGATCTGGGTCTCTAAAGAATTTAAGATGTAGTTGCAGAGATAAGATAAACACACAAAACAATTTGGGAACAATTAAGCCCCGAACAGTATGGTCTTAAttaaaaaagcaggaggcattcTGGGAGGGGACAGCTGAGTGTGGGCTGGGGTGGCTTGAGAAGGCTTGGTCAGGAATCCTGCAGGATGTCAGAGGTAGGATGGGGCAGGTTTTCGAATAGAGCTGGGGAGCTGGGAAAGCAGTGGACCGGCAGGGCCTTCTCTGGGAGAGCCCAGGGCTGACACCAGCTGGGAATGAGCTGGGTCTGCCCTGGCCTCCTTCCTCTCGGTATCCATGACCCCGGCAAGGCAGGGAGGTGGGTGGTACAGGGAAGCTCTCAAaccagccacagcaccttggaacttgttagaaaggcaGAGTCTCAGGCCCCAGCCTCGCCTTCTGAGAGCAGACGCCAGGGTGcgcacaggggtgggggtgggggcacccatCTGAGTCCTAAGGAGCCCTGGGGTTCTGATGCTCACACAGACGTGGGGACCACCCATGGGGTGTAAAGAGGAGCCCTAGGCAGGGAGGCAAGGAGACCTGGGTTAGTTCCACCTCTACTGTGTCCCTTTGGACGAAGCCCTCTTCCACTCTCTGGGCCTCGAGTCAGACCCGAAGCTCTGAATTCCCTTCTCTGACCCTGAGGCCCCTGGTCAttccttcagcaaatatttgtggagCAGCTGCTTTGTGTCAGGCACTCTTCTAGACTCTGGGGATGCACGGGtggaaaaacagagaaattcCTCACCCGGGGAAGCTTGCATTCTGGTCTACAGAGGAGCCTGTAGGATCATCGAGTCCCACTGTTCCCTCTGGGGTGTCACCTTGCACTTGAGCACCTTAATCACTCTGAAAAGTCCTGTGAGAaagaaagtttactttttttcattccctAAACTTGTTTAACTGCAGCATTTCTCCTggcatcccccctccccaccactcaCTTATTCACATCCCCCAAACACGTTTTGACAGGTGTTGGTCggagacagctttttttttttttgtctttttattttttaaattttttttctttttgccacttctggggccgctcccgtggcatatggaggttcccaggctaggggtcgaatcggagccgtagccaccggcctacaccagagccacagcaatgcgggatccgagccgcgcctgcgacctacaccacagctcacggcagcacgggatcgttaacccactgagcaagggcagggaccaaacccccaacctcatgattcctattcagattcgttaaccgctgcgccacgacgggaactccttgtcttttttttttgtctttttgctatttcttgggccgctcccgcggcatatggaggttcccaggctaggggtcgaatcggagccgtagccaccagcctacgccagagccacagcaacgtgggatccgagccacgtctgcgacctacaccacagctcacggcagcacaggatcgttaacccactgagcaagggcagggaccgaacccgcaacctcatggttcctagttggattcattaaccactgcgccacgacgggaactcccttttttgtctttttaaagctgcgcttgcagcacatggaggttcccaggctaggggtcaaattggagctatagctgctggcctacaccacagccacaggatccttaacccactgagcaaggccagggatcgaacctgcctcctcatggatgctagtcagattcgttttggcctagccacgacaagaactcctgagaCAGCTCTTGATAGGCAGGTGATAAGCTTTTTGGGACCTGGAGGTGAAAGATCACTTCTATGAAGGCGGGTGTCCCTGCGTgactggggggggggttcctctcCACCCAGGGGAGGTGGTCTGGCAGGAGGAAGGGGGCCGAGGAGCTTATGGATGAGGTGCCCCACCTCAGACTGCTGTAGCCGTGGCCTTGCCTGGCCCCTGGGCTGGCTGAGGCCGCCCTGGGTTAGAGTGTAGGACATCACCTGTCCTTGCAGAGCCCTTCTAGAAACCTCCCTGGACAGTCAGAGGCTTTAGTGGGCAGATTCGAAGTGAAAACAGCCTCTCTCCCACTGGCTGGCATGAGCGGGGGCAGCCCTGCCTTCCCTCTGGGCTGGCCAGGGCCCCTGTGCAGGGCACATGCTGGCCTGTCCAGGACGTGAGATGGGACCTGGTTCTTGAGCACCTGGTGCTGGCCATCCTTCCTGCGGGAACAGTCTCACCAGCTGTCGGTCAGTTGACCAACCAGGCACCCAGGAGCCCAGGCGTGGactcctggccctgcctcccactccctAGGTGGCTTAGACCAGCCACTTTGCCCTTCTGACTCTTAGTCTTCTTACCTGTCGAGGCTCAAGAGCAGAAGAATGTCGCTAGAGCAAGAGGGCCAGTGGGGTGagggtcttgctttttttttttttttttttg from the Phacochoerus africanus isolate WHEZ1 chromosome 15, ROS_Pafr_v1, whole genome shotgun sequence genome contains:
- the PDLIM2 gene encoding PDZ and LIM domain protein 2; protein product: MALTVDVVGPAPWGFRISGGRDFHMPITVTKVTERSKAEAADLRPGDIIVAINGESAKGMLHAEAQSKIRQSPSPLRLQLDRSRAASPGQTNGESSMEVLATRFQGSRRGHTDSQSSLRSSCSSQASLSPRPSSPFSTLPPTSPHTPAGEVVTSHSLQSLAHSPGPATADHLSYGGRPGSRQAGDWAVLVLPPQPSPGPRSSSPRLSVASEGESHLLREDSEVFKMLQENREARVAPRQSSSFRLLQEALEAEERGGTPAFLPSPLSPQSSLPTSRVLATPPKLHTCEKCSTSIANQAVRIQEGRYRHPGCYTCADCGLNLKMRGHFWVGDELYCEKHARQRYSAPSTLNSQA